Proteins encoded in a region of the Qingrenia yutianensis genome:
- a CDS encoding DUF3847 domain-containing protein: MKNIDEQIAKTQAQINQLTNKKKRLISEQKQAERKKRTKRLIERGAILESVINNAENFSNEQLQTLLIEIFSSEFAKGKIKNFREHTASEGNPLF, translated from the coding sequence ATGAAAAACATTGACGAACAAATTGCAAAAACACAGGCGCAAATCAATCAGCTCACCAACAAGAAAAAACGGCTCATATCAGAGCAAAAACAAGCCGAGCGAAAGAAACGGACAAAGCGGTTAATTGAGCGAGGGGCGATTTTGGAAAGTGTAATCAACAATGCGGAGAACTTTTCAAATGAGCAGTTGCAAACTCTTTTAATCGAGATTTTTTCAAGCGAATTTGCAAAGGGAAAAATCAAGAATTTTCGTGAGCATACGGCGAGTGAGGGAAATCCCTTGTTTTAA